A single region of the Nicotiana sylvestris chromosome 6, ASM39365v2, whole genome shotgun sequence genome encodes:
- the LOC104217838 gene encoding CASP-like protein 1F2: MYKYHHQHLRTSSFHSCFSCNPFYYFGIPKMESLDAKNMQSPPLKPYKCLLKTQIFLRILATAFTLASTWIILTSKQTVTVFGLEMDARYSYSPIFKFFAFANIIGCAFSVLSLFLASVLSHKCLDPKNYFCMFLHDLIVMALLLAGCAAATAIGYVGKYGESHSGWMPICDHVSKFCHKVTDSVMLSYFAVLFYLCLAVISANQSREIQV; the protein is encoded by the exons ATGTATAAATATCACCACCAACATCTACGTACATCCTCATTCCATTCTTGTTTTTCTTGTAACCCCTTTTACtattttgggatcccaaaaatgGAGAGTTTAGATGCCAAAAATATGCAAAGCCCACCACTGAAACCTTACAAATGTTTGTTGAAGACCCAAATTTTCCTGAGAATTTTGGCAACTGCATTCACATTGGCGTCCACTTGGATTATTCTCACCAGCAAGCAGACTGTTACTGTATTTGGACTTGAGATGGATGCTCGATATAGCTACTCTCCAATTTTCAA GTTCTTTGCTTTTGCAAATATCATTGGATGTGCCTTCTCTGTTTTGTCCCTGTTTCTTGCCTCTGTTTTAAGCCATAAGTGTCTCGACCCAAAGAACTACTTTTGCATGTTTCTTCATGATTTG ATTGTGATGGCACTGCTGCTAGCTGGATGCGCAGCAGCCACTGCAATTGGATATGTGGGGAAATATGGAGAGAGCCATTCGGGATGGATGCCCATTTGTGATCATGTCTCAAAGTTCTGTCACAAGGTTACAGATAGTGTCATGCTCTCCTATTTTGCTGTGCTTTTCTACCTCTGCCTCGCTGTAATCTCCGCAAATCAATCTAGAGAGATCCAAGTTTAA
- the LOC138870847 gene encoding uncharacterized protein, with the protein MGRKHCARRWWHRGQYHSSTQVATESVASAMSVPSFSLFSDSQSLFSRNPSSSHVENTTENVELEGGKGNNINASSVDETPYLSLPDTNSEPVIGGVPVTDKGKGKVVEDSELGGSRRESVPKIETQQVDVDCSDDSQLKKKKIGIAPKKCWDFIVPMDLDYKPKVDWDTNCHVIHQLKANLSKRLRFGLGEFALVTGLKCKGDTSIESIAENRLISKYFGTASVTFAQLADCFKKKKWETDDDALKIAVLYFVNSFLLSQLKTKVISRSYIDLVECGDFNNYPWGIEVYKATIDSCSNKFQDKPSFYRLAGFPLALQTWLYGCCPSLDGHFADHLGNKLPRILNCSLVTVVAISQFSDILCWYTSKDPTDDEKQLFDVRGLNFEIEVECTDSQPDSFQVFGTQLPKIQSMHESTGGDFQPTNAEVMKELQALKLFVETKFEEVLAAIGRQSMKPEKNSAHKQQDNDPDFLSGFGGVGQDGGATGVNMKNVTASDGVVNDDFGLDSNFKLSASAIDQIIAITQQATYKQSSHDVKKSGPALLPSGIPVQTRADVVIESNTAPQACRVDGVGQVDVGGSNVNLPSAPCQHGGDLHLDSDFEYTDSQLDLLAAITQGGRRNVNQSGNELITRAVNKSKHDQSVSRSIVQIQTDVETTPAVFARRRRPAAVKQSSYRNDWQSGVSAVGGSSKVIKGRFPFVNDISETVDFKLTTAFSNFVEANMQLGEEVYLPGDQKLEPCFDFKVEQIDDKTFFHTLNYSGRLKKAKYGINMPIKVTTTDTLFNNIIQRVFTEFVKGGKQDHLIDRSDDIMEYMKAFRMHCNTPWHQSIHLFYFRDCGVYVACFAEYIIEDLLIPVANFDVDGLLARFGILLWHYVRNKQLHGESSESEAPVAPKKTRGKKRKK; encoded by the exons ATGGGTCGGAAGCATTGTGCGCGTAGATGGTGGCACCGTGGACAATATCATTCTTCAACACAAGTAGCTACTGAATCTGTTGCCTCAGCCATGTCTGTTCctagtttttccttattttctgatTCTCAGTCTCTATTTAGTCGTAACCCTAGCAGTAGTCATGTTGAAAACACAACTGAAAATGTAGAATTAGAGGGTGGAAAAGGCAACAATATTAATGCTTCGTCAGTCGATGAAACTCCCTACCTGTCATTACCCGACACAAATTCCGAACCAGTCATAGGAGGTGTTCCTGTGACTGATaagggaaaaggtaaagttgttgAGGATTCTGAGTTAGGGGGAAGCCGACGTGAATCCGTGCCTAAAATAGAGACTCAACAAGTAGATGTTGATTGTAGCGATGATTCTcagttaaagaagaaaaaaattggtATCGCACCCAAGAAG TGTTGGGATTTCATTGTGCCTATGGACTTAGATTATAAACCAAAGGTTGATTGGGATACCAACTGCCATGTTATTCACCAATTGAAAGCGAATTTATCAAAGAG GTTGCGCTTTGGCTTGGGTGAATTTGCACTTGTTACTGGGTTGAAATGTAAGGGTGATACAAGTATAGAGAGCATAGCAGAGAAtaggttgatttcaaaatattttgggacTGCATCCGTGACATTTGCCCAACTAGCAGACTGttttaagaagaagaaatgggaaaCAGATGATGATGCGTTGAAGATAGCAGTTCTTTATTTTGTGAACAGCTTCTTACTTTCTCAACTCAAAACAAAGGTTATTTCACGGTCTTACATTGACTTGGTTGAGTGCGGTGATTTTAATAATTATCCCTGGGGTATAGAAGTTTATAAAGCTACAATTGACTCGTGTTCTAACAAGTTTCAAGATAAGCCTTCTTTTTATAGACTCGCTGGCTTCCCGTTGGCTTTACAGACTTGGTTGTATGGATGCTGCCCAAGTTTGGATGGTCACTTTGCTGATCATCTTGGAAACAAACTTCCACGAATTTTGAATTG TAGTTTAGTCACAGTTGTAGCAATATCCCAGTTCAGtgatatactctgttggtatacat CTAAAGACCCAACTGATGATGAGAAGCAACTATTTGATGTGCGTGGTCTAAACTTTGAAATTGAAGTTGAGTGCACTGACAGTCAGCCCGATAGCTTTCAGGTTTTTGGcactcaattaccaaagataCAAAGTATGCATGAAAGTACTGGAGGTGATTTTCAACCTACCAATGCTGAGGTAATGAAGGAGTTACAAGCTTTGAAGCTTTTTGTAGAGACCAAGTTTGAGGAGGTGCTTGCAGCTATTGGTAGACAGTCAATGAAACCAGAGAAAAATTCAGCG CATAAGCAACAGGATAATGATCCTGACTTTC TATCTGGTTTTGGTGGGGTTGGTCAAGACGGAGGTGCCACTGGTGTCAATATGAAGAACGTCACAGCAAGTGATGGTGTAGTTAATGATGATTTTGGCTTAGATTCTAACTTTAAACTGTCTGCATCTGCTATTGATCAAATCATCGCCATTACACAACAAGCAACATATAAGCAGTCATCTCATGATGTTAAAAAGTCGGGTCCTGCTCTGCTGCCATCAGGAATCCCTGTACAGACACGAGCAGATGTTGTTATTGAGTCTAATACTGCTCCACAGG CATGTCGGGTTGATGGTGTTGGTCAAGTGGATGTTGGTGGCAGTAATGTGAATTTGCCTTCTG CTCCATGTCAACACGGGGGTGATCTTCACTtggattctgattttgaatataCTGATTCTCAACTTGATCTACTTGCTGCCATTACACAAGGAGGGAGACGTAATGTAAATCAATCTGGAAATGAACTGATAACTCGTGCTGTAAATAAGTCTAAACATGATCAGTCGGTATCAAGAAGTATTGTCCAGATACAAACAGACGTTGAAACTACTCCTGCAGTTTTCGCACGGAGAAGGCGCCCCGCAGCTGTAAAACAGTCATCGTATAGGAATGACTGGCAATCTGGTGTTAGTGCAGTTGGGGGATCCTCGAAGGTTATCAAAGGAAGATTTCCATTTGTAAATGACATTTCAGAGACTGTTGATTTTAAGCTTACGACTGCATTCTCAAACTTTGTTGAAGCAAACATGCAATTGGGAGA GGAAGTGTATTTACCTGGTGATCAAAAGCTAGAGCCTTGTTTTGACTTTAAAGTTGAACAGATTGATGATAAGACGTTTTTCCATACCTTAAACTATTCTGGCAGGCT GAAGAAGGCGAAATATGGAATTAATATGCCAATCAAAGTAACAACTACAGATACTCTTTTTAATAATATCATTCAAAGGGTTTTCACAGAATTTGTAAAAGGTGGGAAACAAGATCATTTGATTGATAGATCAGATGATATCATGGAGTACATGAAAGCATTTAGGATGCATTGCAACACTCCATGGCACCAG TCTATTCATTTGTTTTATTTCAGAGATTGTGGAGTATATGTTGCTTGCTTTGCTGAGTATATTATTGAAGATCTTCTAATCCCTGTTGCCAATTTTGATGTGGATGGTCTTCTAGCTAGGTTTGGTATACTGTTGTGGCACTATGTGAGGAACAAGCAGTTGCATGGCGAATCAAGTGAATCTGAGGCTCCAGTAGCACCTAAAAAGACTCGTGGAAAGAAACGCAAGAAGTAG